A genomic stretch from Nocardia wallacei includes:
- a CDS encoding lasso peptide biosynthesis PqqD family chaperone: MNRLRDDVSLCVTADGTILLDERSGRYWQLNTTGAEILTALLDGVAEDEVVRRLTETRPVSRERAAADVADLLAQLARADLFKAS; this comes from the coding sequence ATGAACCGACTCCGCGACGACGTCAGCCTGTGCGTCACCGCAGACGGCACGATTCTCCTCGATGAACGAAGCGGCCGATACTGGCAGCTCAACACGACCGGTGCGGAGATCCTGACCGCCCTGCTGGACGGTGTCGCCGAGGACGAGGTGGTCCGCAGGCTGACCGAAACCCGGCCGGTCAGCCGCGAACGCGCGGCGGCCGACGTCGCTGACCTACTGGCCCAGCTGGCCCGTGCCGACCTGTTCAAAGCCTCGTGA
- a CDS encoding lasso peptide biosynthesis B2 protein: MNHDQTLAGSTPLPLSRRLGPYTAVVVAGVLARLSPRRLRAVLTLLRRGAAPADHSRALWAREAVTAVSTRCAGRYCLQRSIATAVLCRLTGTWPTWCTGVRTAPTAAHAWVEAEGRAVGEPPDTAAYHVLLAVPPMPSPR; encoded by the coding sequence GTGAACCACGACCAGACCCTGGCCGGGTCCACTCCGCTGCCGCTGTCCCGGCGCCTCGGTCCCTACACCGCCGTCGTCGTCGCCGGAGTCCTCGCGCGGCTCTCCCCGCGCCGCCTGCGCGCGGTGCTGACCCTGCTGCGGCGCGGCGCGGCACCCGCCGACCACAGCCGGGCGCTGTGGGCGCGCGAGGCCGTCACCGCGGTCAGTACACGGTGCGCCGGTAGGTACTGCCTGCAACGTTCCATCGCCACCGCGGTGCTGTGCCGTCTCACCGGCACCTGGCCGACCTGGTGTACCGGAGTGCGCACCGCACCCACCGCGGCACACGCCTGGGTCGAGGCGGAAGGCCGCGCCGTCGGCGAACCACCCGACACCGCCGCCTATCACGTCCTCCTCGCCGTCCCGCCGATGCCCAGCCCGCGATAG
- a CDS encoding TIGR03086 family metal-binding protein, whose product MGENTVTEWAVLNEAHAALRNVVRGLTAEDLGRPTPCAEWTVAQVIQHAAGDQVAYAAFLTGGPGPDENPFAPSGTLAESAEVTIERAMAAAAAAWATVPAATEEVSVPIPPNKLTAELGVGACALDAAVHAWDLAVASGQPSPLTPELARRLLPVAHVLADPLRGFAFAEALRGNDSGDPDALLRYLGRDPRWRA is encoded by the coding sequence ATGGGCGAGAACACCGTGACCGAATGGGCCGTGCTGAACGAGGCGCACGCCGCGCTGCGAAACGTGGTACGCGGGCTGACGGCGGAGGATCTGGGGCGTCCGACGCCCTGCGCGGAATGGACTGTGGCGCAAGTGATTCAGCATGCGGCGGGGGATCAGGTGGCGTATGCCGCCTTCCTCACCGGCGGTCCGGGACCGGACGAGAATCCGTTCGCGCCGTCGGGCACTCTCGCCGAATCCGCCGAGGTGACCATCGAGCGCGCGATGGCGGCGGCCGCCGCGGCGTGGGCGACGGTTCCCGCTGCGACCGAAGAGGTTTCGGTGCCCATTCCGCCGAACAAGCTGACCGCCGAACTGGGTGTCGGGGCCTGCGCGCTCGATGCCGCGGTGCACGCCTGGGATCTGGCCGTCGCCTCCGGTCAGCCGTCACCGCTCACGCCCGAGCTGGCGCGGCGATTGCTGCCGGTCGCCCACGTGCTGGCCGACCCGCTGCGCGGTTTCGCCTTCGCGGAAGCGCTGCGCGGCAACGACTCCGGTGACCCCGATGCGCTGCTGCGCTACCTCGGGCGCGATCCGCGGTGGCGGGCCTGA
- a CDS encoding TetR/AcrR family transcriptional regulator, with protein sequence MSSPTTPKRGRPVRVDRETVVAATTRLLTTAGVDGFTMRRLARELDVSVAAIYYHFPTKNALFFAVLSARADELERPALPEDPRERLVTIVVYLIDTLHRLPWVLDILVTGETFGRAAMWILDEFVRAANELGASDEDAVVLYGVMWRFALGELMARRAAEKRDQAAADGRPPAHWTEAATPELLAGFPAVVRLLPHWARSTARYDTATAARRMLDGLLPERPRPS encoded by the coding sequence TTGTCGTCCCCCACCACCCCGAAACGTGGCCGCCCGGTCCGGGTCGACCGCGAGACCGTGGTAGCCGCTACGACGCGGCTACTCACCACGGCCGGCGTCGACGGATTCACCATGCGTCGACTGGCCCGCGAACTCGATGTCAGCGTGGCCGCGATCTATTACCACTTCCCGACCAAGAACGCCCTGTTCTTCGCGGTACTCAGCGCTCGCGCCGACGAGCTGGAACGGCCGGCACTGCCGGAGGATCCGCGCGAGCGCCTGGTGACGATCGTGGTGTACCTCATCGATACCCTGCACCGATTGCCCTGGGTCCTCGACATTCTCGTCACCGGCGAGACCTTCGGCCGCGCGGCGATGTGGATCCTCGACGAATTCGTCCGCGCCGCGAACGAACTCGGTGCGTCCGACGAGGACGCGGTGGTCCTCTACGGGGTGATGTGGCGGTTCGCCCTCGGCGAGCTGATGGCCCGCCGCGCGGCCGAGAAGCGCGATCAGGCCGCCGCCGACGGGCGCCCGCCCGCGCACTGGACCGAGGCCGCCACCCCCGAACTCCTCGCCGGATTCCCCGCCGTCGTCCGGCTGTTGCCACACTGGGCACGGAGCACGGCCCGCTACGACACCGCTACGGCGGCGCGGCGGATGCTCGACGGTTTGCTGCCGGAGCGGCCCCGGCCGAGCTGA
- a CDS encoding MFS transporter, which yields MPARESEHPKAVLLVVFLVMFLVSLDLSIVNVALPDIDAALEFGPSALSWVINAFMLPYAGLMLLGGRLADLTGRRRLLLAALVLFAVASAAGGAAQEGWHLIAARAVQGLAAAVLSPMSLALVTSEFPEGPARSKAMAVWGGAGAAGGAFGVVMSGVLTDNLDWRWVMWVNLVFVAVALAAVVRGVRDRPVAGRGPIDLLGAVAVTVGMTALVAAVIATERQAWGSPVVLGWFAGGIVALTVFVLAELRAADPLVPLGFLRRRSLIGATVFGFMLVSGQVASFYFVSQFLQRVLEYSSTATGLAFLPFCVGVFVGLRAAQGVIGRAGARHVILAGGLLGALGLLWFGRATESSGFLTAVLGPSLVCSIGVGAAMVAMGVAGVSGVAAEQAGLASGVLNSSRQLGGSLGLAVLVTVSGNIIGDSHAKTDLAHGYTTALTIAAGLLAVGSVAAAIILPGRSAPATAPPAPAAVPVE from the coding sequence ATGCCCGCACGCGAGTCCGAGCATCCGAAGGCGGTCCTGCTGGTCGTCTTCCTGGTGATGTTCCTGGTGTCCCTCGACCTTTCGATAGTCAACGTGGCGTTACCCGATATCGACGCCGCGCTGGAGTTCGGTCCCTCGGCGTTGAGTTGGGTGATCAACGCGTTCATGCTTCCCTACGCCGGCCTGATGCTGCTGGGCGGGCGGCTGGCGGACCTGACCGGCCGCCGCCGGCTGCTGCTGGCGGCCCTCGTCCTGTTCGCGGTCGCCAGTGCCGCCGGTGGCGCCGCGCAGGAAGGCTGGCACCTGATCGCGGCGCGGGCGGTGCAGGGGCTCGCGGCGGCGGTGTTGTCGCCGATGTCGCTGGCGCTGGTGACCTCGGAGTTTCCGGAGGGGCCCGCACGGTCGAAGGCGATGGCGGTCTGGGGCGGTGCCGGTGCGGCGGGTGGCGCGTTCGGTGTCGTCATGAGCGGCGTGCTGACCGACAATCTCGACTGGCGCTGGGTGATGTGGGTGAATCTGGTGTTCGTCGCCGTCGCGCTGGCCGCCGTCGTGCGCGGCGTGCGGGACAGGCCGGTCGCCGGGCGCGGGCCGATCGATCTGCTCGGCGCGGTGGCGGTCACCGTCGGGATGACGGCGCTGGTGGCGGCGGTCATCGCCACCGAGCGGCAGGCGTGGGGATCACCGGTCGTGCTGGGCTGGTTCGCGGGTGGGATCGTGGCGCTGACGGTGTTCGTCCTGGCCGAACTGCGCGCGGCCGACCCGCTGGTGCCGCTCGGCTTCCTGCGGCGGCGGTCGCTGATCGGCGCGACCGTGTTCGGGTTCATGCTGGTGTCCGGACAGGTCGCCAGCTTCTACTTCGTCTCGCAGTTCCTCCAGCGCGTGCTCGAATACAGTTCCACCGCAACCGGTTTGGCGTTCCTGCCGTTCTGTGTGGGAGTTTTCGTCGGCCTGCGCGCGGCGCAGGGAGTGATCGGCCGCGCCGGGGCCCGGCACGTCATTCTGGCCGGCGGCCTGCTCGGTGCGCTCGGACTGCTGTGGTTCGGGCGTGCGACGGAGTCGAGCGGATTCCTCACCGCGGTACTGGGGCCGTCGCTGGTGTGCAGCATCGGCGTCGGTGCGGCCATGGTGGCCATGGGTGTGGCCGGAGTGTCCGGGGTGGCCGCGGAACAGGCCGGGCTGGCGTCCGGAGTCCTCAACAGCTCACGGCAACTCGGCGGCTCGCTCGGTCTCGCGGTGCTGGTCACCGTATCCGGCAACATCATCGGCGACTCGCACGCGAAAACCGATCTCGCACACGGCTATACGACCGCGCTCACGATCGCCGCCGGGCTGCTGGCGGTCGGCTCCGTCGCCGCGGCGATCATTCTGCCCGGCCGCTCGGCGCCCGCCACCGCGCCGCCGGCGCCTGCCGCGGTACCCGTCGAGTAG
- a CDS encoding S9 family peptidase gives MTITESPFGSWPTPVTSELVVAAAVRLWDVHVDGTDVYWSEGRPGEGGRTQIVRRAADGTVTDLLPEGMDARTAVHEYGGAAWWVRDGVVWFANWSDQRLYRLAPGGVPSPLTPVPATPRGDRYGDGDLGPDGATVVAVREHHPDGGRGAVDVRNEIVRLAADRPSPPEVLVSGPDFVAAPRLSPDGSALALVSWDHPSMPWDDTVLRVRDLATGADTVVAGGPGESVLEPRWQVDGSLLFLSDRSGWWNLYRWTPGTTVTPVIELDAEIGMPAWQLGSARYTVLADGRIVFARWRDGYDGLGLRRTDGSVTDLDLPFSVITAVERAGADSVVVVAATPTTELGIYRIEFVGGTTRVETLRAPRELGLDSASVSVPEPIRFPSVDRTGAPRTAHALFYPPANSRYRGPAGELPPLLVLMHGGPTSHALPALTPQTQYWTSRGFAVVDVNYAGSTGYGRAYRELLEGAWGVVDVADCVAAARWLSERGRVDPRRLAIRGGSAGGYTTLAALARADTPFAAGADHFGIADLEALAADTHKFESRYLDRLVGAYPARRDIYRDRSPIHHVDRFRKPLIVLQGSADPVVPPNQSQMIVDALRERRIPVAYLVFDGEQHGFRRAENIRRALDAELSFYGQVFGFDLPAAEGIEPVTVENLA, from the coding sequence GTGACCATCACCGAATCGCCCTTCGGCTCGTGGCCGACCCCCGTCACCTCCGAATTGGTCGTCGCCGCCGCGGTGCGGCTGTGGGACGTCCACGTGGACGGCACCGACGTCTACTGGTCGGAGGGCCGTCCCGGCGAGGGCGGCCGGACCCAGATCGTGCGCCGCGCCGCCGACGGCACCGTCACCGATCTGCTGCCGGAAGGCATGGACGCGCGCACCGCGGTGCACGAATACGGCGGCGCGGCTTGGTGGGTCCGCGACGGCGTGGTCTGGTTCGCGAACTGGTCCGACCAGCGGCTGTACCGGCTCGCGCCCGGCGGCGTGCCGTCACCCCTGACCCCGGTCCCCGCCACACCGCGCGGCGACCGGTACGGCGACGGCGACCTCGGTCCCGACGGCGCCACCGTCGTGGCCGTCCGCGAGCACCACCCCGACGGCGGGCGCGGCGCGGTCGATGTCCGCAACGAGATCGTGCGGCTGGCCGCCGATCGGCCGTCGCCGCCGGAAGTGCTGGTGAGCGGGCCGGATTTCGTCGCCGCGCCCCGGCTGAGCCCGGACGGGAGCGCGCTCGCGCTGGTGTCCTGGGACCACCCGTCCATGCCGTGGGACGACACCGTGCTGCGGGTACGCGATCTCGCCACCGGCGCCGACACCGTCGTCGCGGGCGGGCCGGGCGAGTCGGTCCTGGAGCCGCGCTGGCAGGTCGACGGCTCGCTGCTGTTCCTGTCCGATCGCAGCGGGTGGTGGAATCTCTACCGCTGGACACCCGGCACGACGGTCACGCCCGTGATCGAGTTGGACGCCGAAATCGGCATGCCCGCTTGGCAGTTGGGCTCGGCCCGCTACACTGTGCTCGCCGACGGCCGCATCGTGTTCGCCCGCTGGCGCGACGGTTACGACGGCCTCGGCCTGCGCCGCACGGACGGCTCGGTGACCGATCTCGACCTGCCCTTCTCGGTCATCACCGCGGTCGAGCGCGCCGGCGCCGACAGTGTGGTCGTCGTGGCGGCCACGCCCACTACCGAACTCGGCATCTATCGCATCGAATTCGTAGGCGGCACAACGCGGGTGGAGACCCTGCGGGCACCGCGTGAGCTCGGTCTCGACTCCGCCTCGGTCTCGGTGCCCGAGCCGATCCGCTTTCCCTCGGTGGACCGCACCGGTGCGCCGCGCACCGCGCACGCGCTGTTCTACCCGCCCGCGAACAGCCGGTATCGCGGCCCGGCCGGGGAACTGCCGCCGCTGCTGGTCCTCATGCACGGCGGGCCGACCTCGCACGCGCTGCCCGCGCTGACACCGCAGACCCAGTACTGGACCAGTCGGGGCTTCGCCGTGGTCGACGTCAATTACGCCGGCTCCACCGGTTACGGCCGCGCCTACCGCGAACTGCTGGAGGGTGCGTGGGGTGTGGTGGACGTGGCCGATTGCGTCGCCGCGGCCCGCTGGCTGAGCGAGCGCGGCCGGGTCGATCCGCGACGGCTCGCCATCCGCGGCGGCTCCGCCGGCGGTTACACCACGCTGGCCGCGCTGGCCCGCGCGGACACCCCGTTCGCCGCCGGAGCCGACCATTTCGGTATCGCCGATCTCGAGGCACTCGCCGCCGACACCCACAAGTTCGAAAGCCGCTATCTCGACCGCTTGGTCGGTGCGTATCCGGCCAGGCGCGACATCTACCGCGACCGTTCGCCGATCCATCACGTCGACCGGTTCCGCAAACCCCTGATCGTGTTGCAGGGCAGTGCGGATCCGGTGGTACCGCCGAATCAGTCGCAGATGATCGTCGATGCGCTGCGGGAGCGGCGCATCCCGGTGGCGTACCTGGTTTTCGACGGCGAGCAACACGGCTTCCGGCGCGCGGAGAACATCCGCCGGGCGCTGGACGCCGAATTGAGCTTCTACGGCCAGGTATTCGGTTTCGACCTGCCCGCTGCCGAGGGCATCGAGCCCGTCACGGTCGAGAATCTCGCCTAG
- a CDS encoding LuxR C-terminal-related transcriptional regulator produces the protein MATNSSRRLLARAASSLALAATATMLTAGCAHADTTLGGRTESAQGQGETGCTPTPSASSDTAPRPATRTSTISVVIAGDQVVFRAGVRAVVGAQPDLHCVAEVRAATASADIRRLRPDVAVLDLDTPDPDDALAAEPALADRTRLLTFTEHATEENLYRALCLGASGFLTKDLAADRLVAAIRRAAHQDALIDPRLTSRLVTRLAHGIEPFAPAPEAESLTTREHEILQLIARAHTNPEIAELLGIGEQTVKTHVSHVLSKLGVRDRVHAAVYAHTRHLVPRAADAGGRA, from the coding sequence ATGGCCACCAATTCCTCGCGACGTCTGCTGGCCCGGGCGGCGTCCTCGCTGGCGCTCGCGGCGACCGCCACGATGCTCACGGCGGGCTGCGCGCACGCCGACACCACGCTCGGGGGTCGCACCGAGAGCGCTCAGGGGCAAGGCGAAACCGGCTGTACGCCAACGCCTTCCGCAAGCTCCGACACCGCTCCCCGGCCCGCCACCCGGACCTCGACGATCTCGGTGGTGATCGCGGGCGATCAGGTGGTCTTCCGGGCCGGTGTGCGAGCCGTCGTCGGCGCGCAGCCCGACCTGCACTGCGTCGCGGAGGTCCGCGCGGCCACCGCATCCGCCGACATCCGGCGGCTGCGGCCCGATGTGGCGGTCCTGGATCTCGACACCCCCGATCCGGACGACGCCCTCGCCGCCGAACCTGCCCTCGCCGACCGTACCCGGCTGCTCACCTTCACCGAGCACGCCACCGAGGAGAACCTGTATCGCGCGTTGTGTCTCGGCGCCAGCGGGTTCCTCACCAAGGACCTGGCCGCCGACCGGCTCGTCGCGGCCATCCGCCGGGCCGCGCACCAGGACGCGCTGATCGACCCGCGCCTGACCAGCCGCCTGGTCACCCGCTTGGCCCACGGCATCGAGCCCTTCGCGCCCGCGCCGGAAGCCGAGTCGCTCACCACGCGCGAACACGAGATCCTGCAGCTGATCGCCCGCGCCCACACCAACCCGGAGATCGCCGAACTGCTCGGCATCGGCGAGCAGACCGTCAAAACCCATGTCTCCCACGTGCTGTCGAAACTCGGCGTCCGCGACCGCGTGCACGCCGCGGTCTACGCCCACACCCGCCACCTCGTGCCCCGCGCCGCCGATGCGGGTGGGCGCGCCTGA
- the secY gene encoding preprotein translocase subunit SecY, with the protein MLSALVSAFRAPDLRRKILFTLGLIASYRLGAALPSPGVDYRAIRHCVDQLSGGEDTGIYQLINLFSGGAMLQLSVFAVGIVPYITASIITQLLTVVIPRFDELRTQGPTGQATIGQYTRYLSVALAILHATGLVALAGRGHLLPNCPERILADDSIFGMIIIVLVMTAGAALVMWFGEQITERGVGNGMSLLIFAGIAARIPGEGRAILDSKGGLIFGLVCFGAFGVIVAVIFVEQGQRRIPVQYAKRVVGRKMYGGSSTYLPLKVNQAGVVPVIFASSLLYLPNLITQLAQHDSSRWQAMVRRYLADAGSPVYIAVYFALILFFTYFYVAITFNPRERAEEMKKFGGFIPGYRPGAPTADRLSRVLGRITLPGSLYLGTVAVLPNLVLSLGATGSAQNLMFAGSSTLIVVSVGLDTIKQIESQLMSRNYTGFLR; encoded by the coding sequence GTGCTTTCCGCCTTGGTGTCGGCTTTCCGTGCCCCGGACCTGCGGCGGAAGATCCTCTTCACGCTGGGCCTGATCGCGTCGTACCGGCTCGGTGCCGCACTGCCCTCGCCGGGCGTGGACTACCGGGCGATCCGGCACTGCGTCGATCAGCTCTCCGGCGGCGAGGACACCGGGATCTACCAGCTGATCAACCTGTTCTCCGGTGGCGCCATGCTGCAACTGTCGGTGTTCGCGGTCGGCATCGTGCCCTACATCACCGCGAGCATCATCACGCAGCTGCTCACGGTCGTGATCCCGCGCTTCGACGAGCTGCGCACACAAGGCCCGACCGGGCAGGCCACGATCGGCCAGTACACCCGGTATCTGTCGGTCGCGCTGGCGATCCTGCACGCCACCGGCCTGGTCGCGCTGGCCGGACGCGGGCATCTCCTGCCGAACTGCCCGGAGCGAATTCTCGCCGACGACAGCATCTTCGGAATGATCATCATCGTGCTGGTGATGACCGCCGGCGCGGCGCTGGTGATGTGGTTCGGCGAGCAGATCACCGAACGCGGTGTCGGCAACGGCATGTCGCTGCTGATCTTCGCGGGCATCGCGGCCCGCATCCCCGGCGAGGGCAGGGCGATCCTGGACAGCAAGGGCGGATTGATCTTCGGCCTGGTCTGCTTCGGCGCGTTCGGGGTGATCGTGGCGGTGATCTTCGTCGAGCAGGGGCAGCGCCGGATTCCGGTGCAGTACGCCAAGCGCGTGGTGGGCCGCAAGATGTACGGCGGTTCCTCGACGTATCTGCCGTTGAAGGTCAACCAGGCCGGTGTCGTCCCGGTGATCTTCGCGTCCTCGCTGCTGTACCTGCCGAACCTGATAACCCAACTGGCGCAGCATGATTCGAGCCGATGGCAGGCGATGGTGCGGCGGTATCTGGCCGACGCGGGCAGCCCGGTGTACATCGCCGTCTATTTCGCGCTCATCCTGTTCTTCACCTACTTCTATGTCGCGATCACCTTCAACCCGCGGGAGCGCGCGGAGGAGATGAAGAAGTTCGGCGGCTTCATCCCGGGCTACCGCCCCGGCGCGCCGACCGCCGACCGGTTGAGCCGGGTACTCGGCCGGATCACGCTGCCCGGTTCGCTCTATCTGGGCACGGTCGCGGTGCTGCCGAATCTGGTGTTGAGCCTGGGCGCGACCGGTTCGGCGCAGAATCTGATGTTCGCGGGCAGCTCGACACTCATCGTGGTGAGCGTCGGGCTGGATACGATCAAGCAGATCGAGAGCCAACTGATGAGCAGGAACTACACCGGCTTCCTGCGCTGA
- a CDS encoding ABC transporter ATP-binding protein: protein MRELLELIAPQRKSLLVATALLLTGTGSALAQPLLAGRVVRDAVAGETMAWSLAALVGAYLLHAVVDTGGVYILERSSESVLLTVRDRLAGHLLRLRIPTLESLRVGDLISRVTLDATVVRNAVGTSLVQLLTGTITLVGTVAVMICLDWVLFSIVIVTVGVAAGAMLLVMTRIEVASTRLQDSVGALSADIERALTGLRTVKVNNAEDREHERLTELAGAAFSAGLRAARLKALGNPAMHLAVTGSFVVSLLVGGVRVAHRQMELSDLVSMMLLAMNLLIPVGDLFNGSVELQRALGALRRITSTLELPAEKHDDIGPAPTTFENTAQNGVAALEFRNVRFSYGERKVLDGVTFSVPAHGHVVLVGHSGAGKSTVFSLVSRFYEPDGGDILLSGRSYSQRSRREWRSDISLLEQNAPLLFGSLRDNLTYREPGLSDDELERALKLAGLSDLVARLPRGLDTSVGEHGVLLSGGERQRVALARALIRRPVLMLLDEPTAMLDAETERALHVTIQAVRAECALLVIAHRLSTIREADTVVLLADGRISDTGPHTELLARNPRYRQLIDAKG, encoded by the coding sequence ATGCGCGAGTTACTCGAATTGATTGCGCCGCAGCGGAAATCGCTGCTGGTGGCGACGGCGCTGCTGCTGACGGGTACCGGGTCGGCATTGGCGCAGCCGCTGCTGGCGGGACGTGTGGTCCGGGACGCGGTGGCGGGTGAGACCATGGCGTGGTCTCTTGCCGCGCTCGTCGGAGCGTACCTGCTGCACGCTGTCGTCGATACCGGTGGCGTCTACATTCTCGAAAGGTCCAGTGAATCCGTCCTTTTGACGGTTCGTGACCGCTTGGCCGGGCACCTGCTGAGGTTGCGGATTCCTACCCTGGAATCGCTGCGGGTCGGGGATCTGATCTCGCGGGTGACACTGGATGCCACAGTGGTGCGCAATGCCGTGGGCACCAGTCTCGTGCAGCTGCTCACCGGCACGATCACGCTGGTCGGGACCGTCGCGGTGATGATCTGTCTCGATTGGGTGCTGTTCTCGATCGTGATCGTCACCGTCGGTGTGGCCGCGGGCGCGATGTTGCTGGTGATGACGCGGATCGAGGTGGCCTCGACGCGCCTGCAGGACAGTGTCGGGGCGCTGTCGGCGGATATCGAGCGGGCGCTCACCGGGCTGCGCACGGTCAAGGTCAACAATGCCGAGGACCGGGAGCACGAGCGCTTGACCGAACTGGCCGGCGCGGCGTTCTCCGCCGGACTGCGGGCCGCCCGGCTGAAGGCGCTGGGCAATCCGGCCATGCACCTGGCGGTGACGGGTTCGTTCGTGGTGTCGTTGCTGGTCGGTGGCGTCCGGGTAGCGCATCGGCAGATGGAGTTGAGCGATCTCGTATCGATGATGCTGCTCGCGATGAACCTGCTGATCCCGGTCGGCGATCTGTTCAACGGCTCCGTCGAGCTGCAAAGAGCCCTGGGCGCGCTCCGCCGGATAACTTCGACACTCGAACTGCCCGCAGAGAAACACGACGACATCGGCCCGGCGCCCACGACATTCGAGAACACTGCGCAGAACGGCGTTGCCGCCCTCGAATTCCGCAACGTGCGTTTCTCCTACGGCGAGCGAAAGGTTCTCGACGGCGTGACCTTCTCGGTACCGGCACACGGCCACGTAGTCCTCGTCGGCCATTCGGGCGCCGGTAAGTCCACGGTGTTCTCCTTGGTGAGCAGATTCTACGAACCGGACGGCGGTGACATTCTGCTGAGCGGCCGCTCGTACTCGCAGCGCTCGCGGCGGGAATGGCGCTCGGATATCAGCCTGCTGGAACAGAACGCCCCGCTGCTGTTCGGAAGTCTCCGAGACAATCTCACCTACCGGGAACCCGGCCTGTCCGACGACGAGCTGGAGCGCGCATTGAAACTCGCCGGTCTGTCCGACCTCGTCGCCCGGTTGCCCCGCGGCCTCGACACTTCCGTCGGCGAGCACGGCGTACTCCTCTCCGGCGGCGAACGGCAGCGCGTGGCCCTGGCGCGCGCGCTGATCCGGCGCCCGGTGCTGATGCTGCTGGACGAACCCACCGCCATGCTCGACGCCGAGACCGAACGCGCCCTGCACGTGACCATCCAGGCCGTTCGAGCGGAGTGCGCGCTGCTGGTCATCGCCCACCGCCTGTCGACCATCCGCGAAGCCGACACCGTCGTCCTCCTCGCGGACGGCAGAATCAGCGATACCGGCCCCCACACCGAACTCCTCGCCCGAAATCCGCGCTACCGGCAGCTCATCGACGCGAAGGGGTGA
- a CDS encoding HEAT repeat domain-containing protein has product MASMDGNAQDVRLLEGLAAANSSTRLAAALAIGTRGEGDFADALVARCAVEPDFFVRDMLTWALTRLPTERTLPKLLAELRSERAQARSQALHTLSKIGDGAAWPAITPSLLRDPDDEVARSAWRAAVVLVPDNEKERLASELATQMGRGDREVRLSLSRALVALGDVIEPVLHTAATGADPEVRAHARATERLLRDPDAGFDLAVDQARRVVALGPERAESAC; this is encoded by the coding sequence ATGGCATCGATGGACGGAAACGCACAGGACGTGCGGCTGCTGGAGGGGTTGGCGGCCGCGAATTCGTCGACACGGCTCGCGGCGGCGCTGGCGATCGGCACGCGAGGGGAGGGCGATTTCGCGGATGCGCTCGTGGCGCGGTGCGCGGTCGAGCCGGACTTCTTCGTGCGCGACATGCTGACGTGGGCGTTGACCCGCCTGCCGACGGAGCGGACGCTGCCGAAGCTGCTCGCCGAACTCCGGTCCGAGCGTGCGCAGGCGCGCAGCCAGGCATTGCATACGCTGTCCAAGATCGGGGACGGCGCGGCGTGGCCGGCGATCACGCCGTCGCTGCTGCGCGACCCCGACGACGAGGTCGCGCGCAGTGCGTGGCGGGCCGCGGTGGTGCTGGTGCCGGACAACGAAAAGGAAAGGCTGGCAAGCGAACTGGCTACCCAGATGGGGCGCGGTGACCGGGAGGTACGGCTGAGTCTGAGCCGTGCCCTGGTCGCGCTCGGCGACGTGATCGAGCCGGTCCTGCACACGGCCGCGACCGGCGCGGACCCGGAGGTGCGCGCGCATGCGCGAGCCACCGAGCGGTTGCTGCGTGATCCGGATGCCGGATTCGACCTCGCCGTGGACCAGGCCAGGCGGGTGGTCGCGCTCGGCCCCGAGCGAGCGGAGTCCGCGTGCTGA